Proteins from a single region of Gossypium arboreum isolate Shixiya-1 chromosome 1, ASM2569848v2, whole genome shotgun sequence:
- the LOC108483303 gene encoding TNF receptor-associated factor homolog 1a-like isoform X3, which yields MTGIVSEESGGDRSVEGISNGQCFQSGEALAEWRSSEQVENGTPSTSPPYWDSDDDYDSGLKPSELYGKYTWKIEKFSQINKRELRSNAFEIGGYKWYILIYPQGCDVCNHLSLFLCVANHDKLLPGWSHFAQFTIAVVNKDPKKSKYSDTLHRFWKKEHDWGWKKFMELSKLYDGFIESDTLIIKAQVQVVREKVDRPFRCLDRQYRRELVRVYLTNVEQICCRFLDDRRNKLGSLIEDKATWSSFCAFWFGIDQSTRCRMSREKTDVILKVVVKHFFIEKEVTSTLVMDSLYSGLKALEVQSKGNKTKSKLLDAEEMPAPIVHVEKDMFVLVDDVLVLLERAAALEPLPPKDEKGPQNRSKDGNSGGDFNKDSIERDERRLTELGRRTVEIFILSHIFSNKIEVAYQEAVAWKRQEELIREEAAWLAESEQKAKRGASEKEKKSKKKQAKQKRNNRKSKDKGREEKAFVAAKEKHQEDNRDNEKDASMMVEVRLVPEKSYLPDDVSDVSEAVDCGIEALQPDSEDRCASPVGWDTDTSEVHPPTEASSSGISSLSCMQNEVADKRSPSTMDDSSSTCSTDSVPSVVTNVSYKGNLYSNNQNKKSPSRGKNQRSKTSSDDGSWTTETDNQPPSPALDGGDCNDASESSKAGESESEAALSSSLDQTTWDDQDSLKKEVILLQKKPSTHDPVDLERPKVKTVAIPSSPRNLLPTAKFRSDYSIAGSVGSVLVRKASSNDLRQSDQPASSKTSIQMTSIPKSEIQKAATSKPAENPVTPQVPVMSSPSSAPQISSLRPMAPVVSMVQTTAVLSRSVSAAGCLGPSTTPATSCVPQSYRNALGNHVAPGSSHPKFSSSVAYSQPPALVPAPVYIPRSSERMDPNSVQPGFPFGMVIRDSLPNAPGWMESSQRDATTSMHSIPSSLLEIENLDLSTDFPGCTTGRQTQGVFADEFPHLDIINDLLDEEHNVGRVARSATRFHSLGLLNRHVSSPSNLGMLGETVSSCGFEQAWSYWNNGFQQGYRNSLGNHCDTSREYIPQPSPLPNADGLIDGLTPTHWPMASLGMRNADAVSYPFYGREYSNLVCGVNGYSVFRPSDGL from the exons ATGACTGGGATTGTAAGTGAGGAGTCTGGAGGGGATAGGTCGGTGGAGGGGATTTCAAATGGGCAGTGTTTTCAATCAGGGGAAGCATTGGCAGAATGGCGGTCTTCCGAGCAGGTGGAAAATGGAACACCTTCAACCTCACCCCCTTATTGGGACTCTGACGATGATTATGATAGTG GGCTGAAGCCTTCTGAATTATATGGGAAGTATACATGGAAGATAGAGAAATTTTCGCAGATTAACAAAAGAGAACTTCGCAGTAATGCATTTGAAATTGGTGGCTACAAGTG GTACATTTTAATTTATCCACAAGGTTGTGATGTTTGCAATCATCTCTCATTGTTTCTCTGTGTTGCAAATCACGACAAACTTCTTCCAG GTTGGAGTCATTTTGCACAGTTTACAATAGCTGTTGTGAATAAAGAtccaaagaaatcaaaatattcaG ATACTTTACatcgattttggaagaaagagCATGACTGGGGATGGAAAAAGTTTATGGAGCTCTCAAAACTTTATGATGGATTTATAGAATCTGACACACTAATCATAAAAGCTCAAGTTCAAGTGGTTAG GGAGAAAGTAGACCGCCCTTTTCGTTGCCTTGATCGTCAATATAGGAGAGAACTTGTTAGAGTATATTTGACAAATGTAGAGCAAATATGTTGCCGTTTTTTGGATGACAGACGAAACAAACTGGGGAGCTTGATAGAAGACAAAGCTACGTGGTCAAG CTTTTGTGCATTTTGGTTTGGGATAGACCAAAGTACCAGATGCCGAATGTCTAGGGAGAAAACAGATGTGATTTTGAAAGTAGTTGTGAAGCACTTTTTTATAGAGAAGGAGGTGACATCTACTTTGGTAATGGATTCGCTATATAGTGGGTTGAAGGCTCTCGAAGTCCAGAGTAAAGGCAACAAAACAAAGTCAAAATTATTGGATGCTGAAGAAATGCCAGCTCCAATTGTTCATGTTGAAAAAGATATGTTTGTATTAGTGGATGATGTGCTAGTTCTTCTAGAAAGGGCCGCTGCTTTAGAACCATTACCACCGAAAGATGAGAAAGGTCCCCAAAACCGATCAAAG GATGGGAATTCTGGAGGGGATTTCAACAAAGATTCAATTGAGCGTGATGAAAGGCGCCTTACAGAATTGGGCCGCAGGACAGTGGAAATATTTATTCTCTCTCATATTTTCAG CAACAAAATAGAAGTTGCCTACCAGGAAGCTGTTGCTTGGAAGAGGCAAGAAGAGCTCATCCGGGAAGAAGCTGCATGGCTGGCTGAAAGCGAGCAGAAGGCTAAACGAGGAGCATCTGAGAAAGAGAAAAAATCTAAGAAAAAACAG GCTAAGCAAAAACGAAATAATCGAAAAAGCAAAGATAAAGGGAGGGAGGAAAAGGCTTTTGTGGCAGCGAAGGAGAAACACCAGGAAGATAACCGAGACAATGAAAAGGATGCCTCTATGATGGTGGAGGTGCGGCTGGTGCCTGAAAAATCTTATCTTCCAGATGATGTTTCCGATGTTTCTGAAGCTGTTGATTGTGGCATTGAAGCTCTTCAGCCTGATTCAGAAGACAGATGTGCTAGTCCTGTTGGTTGGGATACAGATACATCCGAAGTTCACCCTCCCACAGAAGCTAGTAGCAGTGGAATAAGTAGCTTatcatgtatgcaaaatgaagTAGCTGATAAAAGGAGCCCATCTACGATGGATGATAGTTCCTCAACATGTTCGACAGATTCGGTACCATCAGTGGTAACAAATGTCTCCTATAAAGGCAACTTATATTCAAACAACCAAAATAAGAAATCACCTAGCAG GGGAAAGAACCAGCGAAGTAAAACGTCAAGTGATGATGGTAGTTGGACCACAGAAACTGATAATCAGCCGCCTTCCCCTGCATTAGATGGAGGGGATTGTAATGATGCTTCTGAAAGCAGCAAGGCAGGTGAATCCGAGTCCGAGGCTGCTCTTTCCTCCTCGCTGGATCAGACTACGTGGGATGACCAGGATTCTCTTAAGAAG GAAGTTATTTTGCTGCAAAAGAAACCAAGCACCCACGATCCGGTTGATTTAGAAAGGCCTAAGGTGAAGACAGTTGCTATACCATCCTCTCCGAGAAATCTGCTACCTACTGCTAAGTTTAGGTCAGATTACAGTATTGCTGGCAGTGTAGGTTCTGTGCTAGTTAGGAAGGCATCGTCAAATGACCTGCGGCAGAGTGATCAACCTGCATCTTCGAAAACATCGAtccaaatgactagtataccaaAATCCGAGATTCAAAAGGCTGCAACTTCAAAACCAGCTGAAAATCCTGTGACCCCACAAGTGCCTGTGATGTCAAGTCCCTCTAGTGCTCCTCAAATTTCTAGTCTTAGGCCAATGGCTCCTGTTGTTTCTATGGTTCAAACAACTGCAGTTCTTTCCCGTTCTGTTAGCGCAGCTGGCTGTTTAGGTCCCAGCACAACCCCAGCTACAAGTTGTGTTCCTCAATCTTACAGAAATGCCTTGGGTAACCATGTTGCTCCTGGTTCTAGTCATCCTAAATTCTCTAGCTCAGTAGCATACTCACAACCACCAGCCTTGGTACCTGCACCAGTGTATATACCCCGGAGCTCAGAGAGAATGGACCCAAATTCTGTGCAACCAGGCTTTCCATTTGGCATGGTAATTCGGGATAGCCTGCCAAATGCACCCGGGTGGATGGAGAGTTCTCAAAGGGATGCCACTACAAGTATGCACTCTATTCCTTCTTCATTGCTTGAGATTGAAAATCTTGACTTGTCTACTGATTTTCCAGGCTGTACAACCGGACGTCAGACCCAAGGTGTCTTTGCCGACGAGTTCCCCCATCTCGATATCATCAATGACTTGCTTGACGAGGAACACAATGTGGGGAGGGTAGCCAGGTCAGCAACACGCTTCCATTCTCTTGGTTTATTAAACCGTCATGTTTCGTCTCCATCCAATTTGGGCATGTTGGGTGAGACAGTATCCTCATGCGGGTTTGAACAAGCATGGAGTTACTGGAACAATGGGTTCCAACAAGGTTACAGAAATTCCTTGGGAAACCATTGCGATACATCGAGGGAATATATTCCACAACCTAGCCCCCTACCTAATGCCGATGGACTAATTGATGGATTGACCCCAACACATTGGCCAATGGCTTCACTTGGCATGAGGAATGCTGATGCAGTCAGTTATCCATTCTACGGTCGAGAGTATTCTAATCTGGTCTGTGGTGTCAACGGCTATTCAGTATTCCGACCATCCGATGGACTCTAA